A genome region from Bradyrhizobium commune includes the following:
- a CDS encoding acyl-CoA dehydrogenase family protein — translation MPTATTASKSAAPKPAPAPNGDFYQLADLLTAEEKALVKKVRTYMETKVQPVINKYWADDAFPFELLPSFKELGLGGLGFEGYGCAGGSQKLFGFVAMELARTDASFCTFFGVHSGLAMGSIYLDGSEEQKQKWLPAMARWEKIGCFGLTEPLVGSGTSGGLTTTAKREGDTWILNGQKRWIGNAPWCDLSIIWARDLADNQVKGFIVENKSTPGFSVEKIEHKIALKVVQNGQITLKDVRVSEANRLQGGNSFRDTARVLRMTRYMVGWASTGIQMGAYEATLKYAQERLQFGKPIASFQLIQDLLAKMLGNLTACQCLMLRLAQLDDEGKLGDHHAALAKAFCTSKSRETVSWGREVLGGNGIVADYNVARFFADAEALYSYEGTYQMQNLIVGKAITGHGAFL, via the coding sequence ATGCCCACCGCAACCACAGCAAGCAAGAGCGCCGCGCCGAAGCCGGCGCCCGCACCCAATGGCGACTTCTATCAGCTGGCCGACCTTCTCACTGCCGAGGAGAAGGCGCTCGTCAAGAAGGTGCGGACCTACATGGAGACCAAGGTCCAGCCGGTCATCAACAAGTACTGGGCCGACGACGCGTTTCCGTTCGAGCTGCTGCCGTCGTTCAAGGAGCTCGGCCTCGGCGGCCTCGGCTTCGAAGGTTATGGTTGCGCCGGCGGCAGCCAGAAGCTGTTCGGCTTCGTCGCGATGGAACTGGCGCGCACCGATGCCTCGTTCTGCACGTTCTTCGGCGTGCATAGCGGCCTGGCGATGGGCTCGATCTATCTCGATGGCTCCGAGGAGCAGAAGCAGAAATGGCTGCCGGCGATGGCGCGCTGGGAAAAGATCGGCTGCTTCGGCCTCACCGAGCCGCTGGTCGGCTCCGGCACGAGCGGCGGTCTGACCACGACGGCCAAGCGTGAAGGCGATACCTGGATCCTCAATGGACAGAAGCGGTGGATCGGCAATGCGCCGTGGTGCGACCTTTCCATCATCTGGGCGCGCGACCTTGCCGACAACCAGGTCAAGGGATTCATCGTCGAGAACAAGTCGACGCCCGGTTTTAGCGTCGAGAAAATCGAACATAAGATCGCGCTCAAGGTGGTCCAGAACGGCCAGATCACGCTGAAGGATGTGCGGGTGTCCGAAGCGAACCGCCTGCAGGGCGGCAATTCATTCCGCGATACCGCGCGCGTGCTGCGGATGACGCGGTACATGGTGGGCTGGGCGTCGACCGGCATCCAGATGGGCGCATACGAAGCAACCCTCAAATACGCCCAGGAGCGTCTGCAATTCGGCAAGCCGATCGCGTCGTTCCAGCTGATTCAGGATCTGCTCGCCAAGATGCTTGGCAATCTGACCGCGTGCCAGTGCCTGATGCTCCGCCTGGCGCAGCTCGATGACGAAGGCAAGCTTGGCGACCATCACGCGGCGCTGGCGAAGGCGTTCTGCACCTCGAAATCGCGCGAGACGGTCTCATGGGGCCGTGAGGTGCTGGGCGGCAATGGCATCGTCGCCGACTACAACGTCGCGCGCTTCTTCGCCGATGCCGAGGCGCTCTATTCCTACGAGGGTACGTATCAGATGCAGAATCTGATCGTGGGCAAGGCCATCACTGGCCACGGCGCATTCCTCTGA
- a CDS encoding enoyl-CoA hydratase-related protein, translated as MTMVSGTAPFTPSPATAPSSVPRAALVLTNVLYEKKGSIAYVTINRPKVLNALNTPTWTDLHAAFEDAKADASVRGVILTGAGERAFIAGADISELAHVDAYDAEESSRFGQGVLDLIENLGKPVIAAINGFALGGGCETAMACTIRIAAEHARFGQPEVKLGLLPGGGGTQRLPRLVGKGRALQLILTGETISAHEAYRIGLVNEVVAGAGLIDRAETILKQIMANAPIAVKFSLEAANRGMETSQSEGLVLEASFFGICAATEDKKEGTAAFLEKRAPQFRGR; from the coding sequence ATGACCATGGTTTCGGGAACTGCACCGTTCACCCCATCGCCAGCGACGGCGCCAAGCTCCGTCCCCAGAGCGGCGCTGGTCCTTACGAACGTTCTATATGAGAAAAAAGGCTCGATCGCCTACGTCACGATCAATCGGCCCAAGGTGCTCAACGCGCTCAATACGCCAACTTGGACCGATCTGCACGCTGCATTCGAGGACGCCAAGGCCGACGCGTCGGTGCGCGGCGTCATTCTCACCGGCGCGGGCGAGAGGGCGTTTATCGCCGGCGCCGACATCAGTGAACTTGCACATGTCGACGCCTACGACGCCGAAGAGTCCAGTCGGTTCGGGCAGGGCGTGCTGGACCTGATCGAAAATCTAGGCAAGCCGGTGATCGCGGCGATCAACGGCTTCGCCCTTGGCGGTGGCTGCGAGACGGCGATGGCCTGCACCATCAGGATCGCGGCCGAGCACGCCAGATTCGGGCAGCCCGAGGTCAAGCTGGGCCTGTTGCCCGGCGGTGGCGGAACACAGCGCTTGCCGCGCCTGGTAGGAAAGGGTCGTGCGTTGCAGCTGATCCTCACCGGCGAGACGATTTCCGCGCACGAGGCCTATCGCATCGGCCTCGTCAACGAAGTCGTCGCCGGAGCCGGCCTGATCGATCGTGCCGAGACGATTCTGAAGCAGATCATGGCCAATGCACCGATCGCAGTGAAGTTCTCGCTGGAAGCCGCCAACAGGGGGATGGAGACGAGCCAAAGCGAAGGCCTCGTGCTGGAAGCATCCTTTTTCGGCATTTGTGCCGCCACCGAGGATAAGAAGGAAGGCACCGCCGCCTTTCTCGAGAAACGCGCGCCGCAGTTTCGCGGACGCTGA
- a CDS encoding CaiB/BaiF CoA transferase family protein, which yields MANDNIFSGLKVVDLASFIAGPSAAVILSDFGADVIKVEPPSGELWRHANHLPPQPVADEAYPWHLANRNKRGMALDLKSPSAHQVLEKLVKWADVLIVNTPHPARKKLKLEYEDVVGWNPRLIYADLTGFGDKGPDANLPGFDITSYWARSGLLSMTRDAGAPPTWPVAGSGDNATAVGLYSAIVTALYRRERTGEGAHVTTSLLAEGVWSASVSIQAALCDAKFFGLHDRMHPANAAMNVYRAKDDTWFVLLITPDKVEAVAKAIGRPDLLTDPRFSDPAKLMANMTELTAILDQTFCAEPMTHWYEVFNGVHVTFGAVRGPQEVINDPQLRANDIIVPLEGAGGKLTSTISSPLQVHGVAKVSAKRAPKIGEHNDEVLRQLGFSAADIDGLHASGAIPKPKEHAA from the coding sequence ATGGCAAACGATAACATTTTCTCCGGACTGAAGGTGGTAGACCTCGCGAGCTTCATCGCGGGCCCCAGCGCGGCCGTGATCTTGTCCGATTTCGGCGCCGACGTGATCAAGGTCGAGCCGCCGAGCGGCGAACTTTGGCGACACGCGAACCATCTCCCGCCGCAGCCGGTCGCCGACGAAGCCTATCCCTGGCATCTGGCCAATCGCAACAAACGCGGCATGGCGCTCGATCTGAAATCTCCGAGCGCCCATCAAGTTCTGGAGAAGCTCGTCAAATGGGCCGACGTTCTCATCGTCAACACGCCGCATCCGGCGCGCAAGAAACTGAAGCTCGAGTATGAAGATGTGGTGGGGTGGAATCCGCGGCTGATCTACGCCGACCTCACGGGTTTCGGCGACAAGGGACCGGATGCAAATCTTCCGGGCTTCGACATCACGTCGTACTGGGCCCGTAGCGGATTGCTGTCGATGACCCGCGATGCCGGCGCGCCGCCGACCTGGCCGGTGGCCGGCAGCGGCGACAATGCGACCGCCGTCGGGCTCTATTCGGCGATCGTCACGGCACTATATCGTCGCGAGCGAACCGGCGAGGGGGCGCATGTCACGACCTCGCTGCTCGCCGAGGGCGTGTGGTCCGCCAGCGTCTCGATTCAGGCCGCGCTGTGCGATGCGAAATTCTTCGGGTTGCATGATCGCATGCATCCCGCAAATGCAGCCATGAACGTCTATCGCGCCAAGGATGATACCTGGTTCGTGCTCCTCATCACGCCTGACAAGGTGGAGGCCGTGGCGAAGGCGATCGGCCGACCCGATCTCCTGACCGATCCGCGATTCTCCGACCCGGCCAAGCTGATGGCGAACATGACGGAGCTCACGGCAATTCTCGACCAGACCTTCTGTGCCGAGCCGATGACACATTGGTACGAGGTGTTCAACGGCGTTCACGTGACGTTCGGAGCGGTGCGTGGGCCGCAAGAGGTGATCAACGATCCTCAACTCCGGGCGAATGACATCATCGTTCCGCTCGAGGGTGCCGGCGGCAAGCTGACGTCCACGATCTCCAGTCCGCTTCAGGTCCATGGCGTCGCCAAGGTCTCCGCCAAGCGCGCCCCGAAGATCGGAGAACACAATGACGAGGTTCTCCGGCAATTGGGATTTAGCGCGGCCGACATCGATGGTCTGCATGCGAGCGGTGCCATTCCCAAGCCAAAGGAACACGCGGCTTAG
- a CDS encoding enoyl-CoA hydratase produces MDEIVTEHAAGILRVQLNRPAKRNAMTSAMYVALADIFNAAAKDESTRVVLWHGAGDSFCAGNDIDDFLANPPGPGESPQAGLMTALVNFDKPLVAAVHGAAIGGGTTMLTHCDFIYAGESTKFQMPFINLAVVPEFGSSCSVPARIGHIRAAELILLGAPFDARRAVELGLATEIVPDSDLRAKATDTARKLAAKPAAALQAGKRLMKQPFREQIKAAMKAENEEFSVQVRSDDAREAFTAFVEKRKPDFTRNIKSQATA; encoded by the coding sequence ATGGATGAGATCGTTACCGAACATGCCGCAGGCATCCTGCGCGTCCAATTGAACCGCCCGGCAAAGCGGAACGCGATGACGTCCGCCATGTACGTTGCTCTCGCAGACATCTTCAACGCCGCAGCGAAGGACGAGAGCACACGTGTCGTCCTCTGGCACGGCGCGGGAGATTCGTTCTGCGCCGGCAACGATATCGATGATTTTCTCGCGAATCCCCCAGGGCCAGGTGAATCGCCACAGGCCGGGCTCATGACGGCGTTGGTCAACTTCGACAAGCCATTGGTCGCGGCGGTCCACGGCGCCGCCATCGGGGGCGGTACCACCATGCTGACGCACTGCGACTTCATCTATGCCGGCGAGAGCACGAAATTCCAGATGCCCTTCATCAATCTGGCTGTCGTGCCTGAATTCGGCTCGAGCTGCTCCGTGCCGGCGCGGATCGGTCATATCCGTGCGGCCGAGCTGATCCTGTTGGGAGCTCCCTTTGATGCCCGGCGCGCGGTAGAGTTAGGTCTGGCCACCGAAATCGTTCCGGATAGCGATCTCCGGGCGAAAGCAACCGACACGGCCCGCAAACTGGCAGCGAAGCCTGCCGCGGCGCTGCAGGCCGGCAAAAGGCTCATGAAGCAGCCGTTTCGCGAGCAGATCAAAGCCGCGATGAAGGCGGAGAACGAAGAGTTCAGCGTGCAGGTCCGCTCCGATGACGCAAGAGAGGCGTTCACGGCCTTCGTCGAAAAGCGCAAGCCCGACTTCACGCGAAACATCAAGTCTCAAGCGACTGCATGA
- a CDS encoding NAD(P)/FAD-dependent oxidoreductase, with protein MIVGGGFAGIAAARALKRADVDITLIDRRNHHIFQPLLYQVATAVLAPSEIAAPIRQLEAKQKNLSVLLAEVKGIDLAARTIEAICPEIGSRKLAYDFLVIATGMHPSYFGHDEFAQFAPGLKSLNDAETIRTKILSAFELAESTDDERERARQMTFVLVGAGPTGVELAASIAQLVSVTLRNNFRKIDPAKSRIVLLDGGTRVLPSFAESLSRKAATRLTKLGVEVATGVKVEKVDDQGVIAAGVRIPSATVLWTAGVSASPIVKMLGTRTDRAGRAFVGAFMDIPEAPNVFVAGDAATMTQDGHPVPGVAQAAIQQGRFVGQVIAGRARSRKDGRPFRYRNKGNMAVVGKNFAILEAGHLRSSGFVTWWVWAALHVLALPQLQNRFRVQTQWFWSYLSGQRSSRLISEGPRPPAS; from the coding sequence TTGATCGTCGGCGGTGGCTTTGCTGGCATCGCGGCGGCACGGGCACTGAAGCGAGCCGACGTCGACATCACGCTGATCGATCGGCGCAATCACCACATTTTTCAGCCGCTCCTGTACCAGGTCGCCACCGCTGTTCTGGCACCATCCGAGATAGCGGCGCCTATCCGGCAACTCGAGGCGAAACAGAAAAATCTCAGCGTGTTGCTGGCCGAGGTCAAGGGCATCGATCTCGCGGCACGCACGATCGAGGCCATCTGCCCGGAGATTGGCAGTCGAAAACTCGCGTACGACTTCCTGGTGATCGCGACCGGAATGCATCCGAGCTATTTCGGCCATGACGAGTTCGCGCAGTTCGCACCGGGCCTCAAGAGCCTCAACGACGCCGAGACGATCCGGACCAAGATCCTCAGCGCTTTTGAACTGGCAGAATCGACCGATGACGAGAGGGAACGCGCGCGTCAAATGACCTTTGTCTTAGTGGGCGCCGGCCCGACCGGCGTCGAGCTTGCCGCTTCGATCGCTCAACTGGTCTCGGTGACCCTGCGCAACAATTTCCGCAAGATCGACCCGGCCAAGAGCCGAATTGTCTTGCTGGATGGCGGCACTCGCGTCCTGCCGAGCTTTGCGGAATCGCTGTCGCGAAAGGCAGCCACGCGACTGACGAAACTCGGCGTCGAGGTGGCGACGGGCGTGAAGGTCGAGAAAGTCGACGATCAGGGTGTGATCGCGGCTGGCGTCCGCATTCCCAGCGCCACGGTGCTATGGACAGCAGGCGTCAGCGCCTCCCCAATCGTGAAAATGCTTGGGACCCGGACAGACCGCGCCGGACGGGCATTCGTTGGCGCTTTCATGGACATTCCGGAAGCGCCCAACGTCTTTGTGGCAGGCGATGCTGCCACGATGACTCAGGATGGGCATCCCGTCCCCGGAGTGGCGCAGGCAGCCATTCAACAGGGACGATTTGTCGGGCAGGTCATCGCCGGCCGCGCCAGGAGCCGCAAGGATGGCCGACCGTTTCGATACCGCAACAAAGGCAACATGGCCGTGGTCGGCAAGAATTTTGCCATCCTCGAGGCCGGCCATTTGCGCAGCAGCGGCTTCGTGACCTGGTGGGTGTGGGCCGCGCTGCACGTGCTCGCGCTGCCGCAGCTCCAGAACAGGTTTCGGGTCCAGACCCAGTGGTTCTGGTCGTATCTGTCGGGACAGCGGAGCTCACGGCTGATCTCGGAAGGACCGCGGCCGCCTGCGTCTTGA
- a CDS encoding heme o synthase has protein sequence MNVKSIAGQVEGRRSRSAHLLADHWRVSDFVALTKPRVMMLAVFTTLVGLSCAPSQLDPLTTVVAALAIAAGAGAAGVLNMWYDADIDAIMSRTAMRPIPRGKVSRFEALVFGVVLGGFAVVMLASVTNLMAAALLAGAILFYVLVYTAWLKRSTRHNIVIGGAAGALPPVIGWAAATGEVGLQPLAMFLIIFLWTPPHFWALALNRADDYARASVPMLPVVAGRATTTRQILIYGGLLALASELPWALGFAGVIYGVAVAICGALFLTFAFQLDRSTGPDRRPAHRLFVFSICYLFVLFAALLVDHGGNSSSLMHASHAGLGISAHAELMPEAVRTTWRTINLGEGLA, from the coding sequence ATGAACGTCAAATCTATTGCTGGCCAGGTCGAGGGAAGACGATCTCGTTCTGCCCATCTGCTTGCTGACCATTGGAGGGTGTCTGACTTCGTCGCCCTCACAAAGCCGCGCGTGATGATGCTTGCGGTCTTCACGACGCTCGTCGGATTGAGCTGCGCCCCGAGTCAACTTGATCCGCTGACGACTGTCGTGGCGGCTCTTGCCATCGCAGCGGGAGCTGGAGCCGCCGGTGTGCTCAACATGTGGTACGACGCCGATATCGATGCGATCATGAGCCGTACCGCCATGCGGCCAATTCCCCGCGGCAAGGTCTCCCGGTTCGAGGCGCTTGTCTTTGGGGTCGTTCTTGGCGGTTTTGCCGTGGTGATGCTCGCCTCGGTGACGAATCTCATGGCAGCCGCATTGTTGGCCGGAGCGATCCTCTTTTATGTTCTCGTGTACACCGCGTGGCTGAAACGGTCCACGCGGCATAACATCGTCATCGGCGGCGCCGCCGGTGCGCTGCCGCCGGTGATCGGATGGGCTGCGGCAACCGGGGAAGTCGGACTCCAGCCGCTTGCGATGTTCCTCATCATATTTCTTTGGACGCCACCCCATTTCTGGGCGTTGGCGCTAAATCGCGCTGACGACTATGCGCGTGCCAGCGTGCCGATGTTGCCGGTTGTCGCGGGACGCGCCACGACAACGCGCCAGATCCTGATCTACGGTGGCCTCCTGGCGCTCGCTTCGGAATTACCTTGGGCACTGGGGTTTGCAGGTGTGATCTATGGCGTGGCCGTTGCGATCTGTGGCGCGCTCTTCCTTACATTCGCATTCCAGCTGGACAGAAGCACTGGGCCTGATCGCCGCCCCGCTCACAGGCTGTTCGTGTTTTCCATCTGCTACCTGTTCGTGCTGTTTGCAGCGCTTCTGGTCGACCATGGCGGCAATTCATCCTCGCTCATGCATGCCTCGCATGCGGGCCTCGGCATCTCGGCGCATGCCGAACTCATGCCAGAGGCCGTCCGCACCACATGGCGCACCATCAACCTCGGCGAGGGTCTAGCATGA
- the cyoA gene encoding ubiquinol oxidase subunit II, giving the protein MALGGCTEGVLDPKGPIALAEQQILFNALGIMLAIVIPVILATLGFAFWFRASNERARYLPDFTYSGRLELLVWSAPAMTVLLVGGVAWIGAHDLDPGKPISSTVKPVNIQVVSLDWKWLFIYPEQGVASVNKLVVPVGTPISFELTSSSVMNSFFVPQLGSQIYTMSGMATRLHLQADHLGTYAGLSAMFSGDGFPDMRFTVDAVTDDGFAQWVRRAREVGSVLDKRAYADLTSPTKAVAPFTYRDVAPDLFSSVVNAGTGIKDSSLSTCSTSQRAER; this is encoded by the coding sequence ATGGCACTCGGTGGCTGCACAGAAGGCGTGCTCGATCCCAAAGGACCGATCGCGCTGGCCGAGCAGCAAATTCTGTTCAACGCGCTGGGTATCATGCTGGCGATTGTGATCCCGGTGATCCTTGCGACACTCGGCTTTGCATTTTGGTTTCGTGCATCGAATGAGCGTGCGCGCTATCTGCCGGATTTCACTTATTCCGGACGTCTTGAGTTGCTGGTCTGGTCCGCCCCCGCAATGACGGTGCTTCTGGTCGGTGGCGTCGCATGGATCGGCGCACACGACCTTGATCCGGGCAAGCCGATTAGCTCAACGGTCAAGCCTGTCAACATTCAGGTCGTCTCGCTCGACTGGAAATGGCTGTTTATCTATCCAGAGCAGGGGGTCGCGAGCGTCAACAAGCTGGTCGTACCAGTTGGCACGCCGATCAGCTTCGAACTGACCTCTTCGAGCGTCATGAATAGCTTCTTCGTGCCTCAGCTCGGGAGCCAGATCTACACCATGTCCGGGATGGCGACGCGTCTCCACCTGCAGGCAGACCATCTCGGAACCTATGCCGGGTTATCCGCCATGTTCAGCGGGGATGGCTTTCCCGACATGCGCTTCACGGTCGATGCAGTGACAGACGACGGATTTGCGCAATGGGTCCGGCGAGCCCGCGAAGTTGGTTCGGTACTCGATAAGCGGGCCTATGCTGACCTGACCAGCCCGACTAAGGCGGTCGCACCGTTCACCTATCGCGACGTCGCTCCCGATCTGTTTAGCAGCGTCGTAAACGCCGGCACGGGCATCAAAGATTCCTCTCTATCAACTTGTTCAACGTCGCAGAGGGCCGAGCGATGA
- the cyoB gene encoding cytochrome o ubiquinol oxidase subunit I encodes MGATVFMVVIVLVVLGFLTAKGAWLYLWREWLTSVDHKRIGAMYCILALVMMLRGFSDAIMIRAQQALAAGGAQGYLPPEHFNQIFSAHGTIMILFMAMPFVVGLMNFAVPLQLGVRDVAFPTLNSVSFWLTASGALLVNISLAVGEFSRAGWWGYPPLSELQYSPGVGVDYYLWSLQISGLGTLLAGINFVTTILKLRAPGMSYMRMPVFCWTALAANLLIVAAFPVLTATLAMLALDRYLGFHFFTLEGQGNQMLYSNLFWVWGHPEVYILILPAFGVFSEVMATFSGKPLFGYRSMVAATMAICILSFLVWLHHFFTMGAGANVNGFFGVMSMIIALPTGAKVFNWLFTMYGGRVRFSVPVLWSIGFMVTFVIGGMTGVLMAVPPADFQLHNSVFLVAHFHNVAIGGVVFGVMAGYNYWFPKAFGFKLDERWGKASFWCWFVGFYVAFMPLYVLGLMGMTRRMQHYDNLSWQPWLIAAAFGTAIILAGVVCQVVQLVVSIRNRESLQDVTGDPWNGRTLEWATASPPPAWNFAFQPKVAGLDAFWSSKNRAQATKDEPPPARTYEPVEMPKNSATGFVTAFFAVVIGFALIWHIWWLAGIGAFGAFLTLLAFSFRRHNEIEVPAEEIARFVRAHQAGVAA; translated from the coding sequence ATGGGCGCAACGGTCTTCATGGTCGTGATCGTGCTGGTCGTTCTCGGGTTCCTCACGGCGAAGGGGGCCTGGCTCTATCTGTGGCGCGAGTGGCTCACCTCGGTCGACCACAAGCGCATAGGCGCCATGTATTGCATACTGGCGCTCGTCATGATGCTGCGCGGCTTCAGCGACGCGATCATGATCCGCGCGCAGCAGGCGCTCGCAGCCGGCGGTGCGCAAGGTTATCTGCCGCCCGAGCATTTCAACCAGATTTTCTCGGCGCACGGCACGATCATGATTTTGTTCATGGCAATGCCGTTCGTGGTGGGGCTCATGAACTTCGCAGTGCCGCTGCAACTTGGTGTTCGCGATGTCGCATTCCCTACGCTCAATTCCGTCAGCTTCTGGCTGACCGCCTCGGGCGCGTTGTTGGTCAACATTTCGCTGGCGGTCGGCGAGTTCTCAAGAGCCGGCTGGTGGGGTTATCCGCCGCTTAGCGAATTGCAATACTCGCCCGGCGTCGGTGTCGACTATTATCTTTGGTCGCTGCAAATCTCCGGTCTCGGTACCCTGCTGGCGGGAATAAACTTCGTCACAACCATCCTCAAACTGCGGGCACCGGGAATGAGCTATATGCGCATGCCGGTCTTCTGCTGGACAGCGCTTGCCGCCAATTTGCTCATTGTCGCGGCTTTTCCGGTCCTGACCGCGACGCTCGCGATGCTGGCGCTCGATCGCTATCTCGGCTTTCACTTCTTCACACTCGAAGGCCAGGGCAATCAGATGCTGTATTCCAACTTGTTCTGGGTGTGGGGGCACCCCGAGGTCTACATCCTGATCTTGCCGGCATTCGGCGTATTCTCGGAAGTGATGGCGACCTTTTCCGGCAAGCCGTTGTTCGGCTATCGCTCGATGGTCGCCGCAACGATGGCCATCTGTATCCTCTCCTTCCTGGTCTGGCTGCACCATTTCTTCACAATGGGTGCCGGCGCAAACGTCAACGGCTTCTTCGGCGTCATGAGCATGATTATCGCTCTTCCGACGGGCGCGAAGGTCTTCAACTGGCTGTTCACAATGTATGGCGGACGAGTTCGGTTCTCGGTGCCGGTGCTGTGGTCGATTGGCTTCATGGTGACCTTCGTCATTGGGGGCATGACCGGCGTGCTCATGGCGGTGCCCCCGGCCGACTTCCAGCTGCACAACAGCGTGTTCCTGGTTGCGCACTTCCATAATGTCGCCATCGGCGGCGTCGTGTTCGGCGTGATGGCGGGGTACAATTATTGGTTTCCCAAGGCGTTCGGGTTCAAGCTCGACGAACGCTGGGGCAAAGCGTCATTCTGGTGCTGGTTCGTCGGCTTCTATGTCGCCTTCATGCCGCTCTATGTGCTGGGCTTGATGGGCATGACCCGGCGTATGCAACATTACGACAATTTGTCCTGGCAGCCTTGGCTGATTGCGGCGGCATTCGGCACCGCGATCATCCTGGCCGGCGTCGTTTGCCAAGTCGTGCAACTCGTTGTGTCGATCCGTAATCGCGAGAGCCTGCAGGACGTGACCGGCGATCCGTGGAACGGCCGCACGCTCGAATGGGCGACAGCGTCTCCGCCGCCGGCGTGGAACTTTGCGTTCCAACCCAAGGTAGCCGGACTGGACGCGTTCTGGAGCAGCAAAAACCGCGCGCAAGCAACGAAGGACGAGCCGCCGCCGGCGCGGACTTATGAGCCCGTCGAAATGCCGAAGAACAGCGCCACCGGCTTTGTCACTGCGTTCTTCGCCGTCGTGATCGGCTTTGCGCTGATCTGGCACATCTGGTGGTTGGCCGGCATCGGGGCGTTCGGCGCGTTTCTGACGTTACTTGCGTTCTCGTTCCGCCGACACAACGAAATCGAGGTGCCTGCCGAGGAGATCGCCCGGTTCGTACGGGCCCACCAGGCAGGGGTTGCAGCATGA
- the cyoC gene encoding cytochrome o ubiquinol oxidase subunit III, with product MNIAVAIDQIPQEALPSASEAGPAPKRIVVAYGFWIFLLSDIIMFAALFASYAVLLRSTAGGPTGAQLFNQTTVAIETACLLFSSYTCGLMSMSINSRRYLRTYLGALITFALGATFLSLEIREFSSMIAIGATPQRSAFLSAFFTLVGCHGLHVTLGLIWLIVMMVQVAVFGFAARVQHRLLCFSLFWHALDIVWVGVFTVVYLMGVSP from the coding sequence ATGAATATCGCCGTCGCAATAGACCAGATTCCGCAAGAGGCGCTGCCAAGTGCGAGTGAGGCCGGGCCTGCGCCAAAGAGGATCGTCGTCGCCTATGGCTTCTGGATCTTCCTGCTGAGTGACATCATCATGTTTGCCGCGCTGTTCGCGAGCTACGCGGTCCTCTTGCGCTCCACGGCCGGCGGGCCAACCGGGGCCCAGCTGTTCAATCAGACGACGGTCGCGATCGAAACCGCCTGTCTGCTCTTTTCGAGCTACACTTGCGGGCTGATGTCCATGTCCATCAATTCGCGCCGCTACCTCAGGACCTATTTAGGGGCCCTCATCACTTTCGCGCTCGGAGCCACGTTTCTCAGTCTCGAGATCCGCGAATTCTCAAGCATGATCGCAATCGGTGCAACTCCGCAGCGGAGCGCTTTCCTGTCTGCATTCTTTACGCTGGTCGGATGTCACGGGCTGCACGTCACGCTCGGACTGATCTGGCTGATCGTGATGATGGTGCAGGTGGCGGTATTCGGGTTTGCTGCGAGGGTGCAGCATCGCCTGCTCTGCTTCTCGTTGTTCTGGCACGCGCTCGACATCGTTTGGGTCGGCGTATTCACGGTGGTCTATCTGATGGGAGTGAGCCCATGA